One part of the Salinimonas iocasae genome encodes these proteins:
- a CDS encoding adenylate/guanylate cyclase domain-containing protein, translated as MDVTNDTLMLIIAVTILAIYGVVVTVLYLRQCDAASTNAEAQTVGRQRPLAASEQDKERLFAQRADDALKLTNTFQKFIPRQFVDHFAKHGKTELALGYADEDEVAILFCDIRGFTGLSEKMVPQQLMSFLNSYFLRMNEPIHQNRGFIDKFIGDAIMALFDHPGGSASQKATDALNAALDLRKALALYNEHRKKSGYEPVDIGIGIHFGPVIIGTVGSEDRMDTTVIGDSVNIAYRLETLSPIYHADIIVSATTLDVIDSENARTTRLLDWVRVKGRQAPIEIYEVLNHLPDEQQQEKLAADAAIRKGIEMRCKQQWQAAIDCFEQARTLSPNDNLASLHIDAINQLQETPLAGDWDGAIVVETTHPR; from the coding sequence ATGGATGTGACTAACGACACCCTGATGTTAATCATTGCAGTAACGATTCTGGCTATCTACGGTGTCGTTGTCACAGTATTATATTTGCGTCAATGCGATGCAGCGAGCACTAATGCTGAAGCGCAAACCGTCGGCCGCCAACGCCCGTTGGCAGCCAGTGAACAAGATAAGGAACGCCTGTTCGCCCAGCGTGCTGATGATGCGCTGAAGCTGACCAACACTTTTCAGAAGTTCATTCCCCGACAATTTGTTGATCATTTCGCCAAGCACGGCAAAACCGAGCTTGCACTGGGCTATGCCGATGAGGACGAGGTCGCCATTTTGTTTTGCGACATTCGCGGCTTTACCGGCCTATCGGAAAAAATGGTGCCACAGCAGCTTATGAGTTTTTTAAATTCTTATTTTCTGCGAATGAACGAACCTATTCATCAGAACCGCGGCTTTATCGATAAGTTTATCGGTGATGCCATTATGGCGTTGTTCGACCATCCCGGTGGCAGTGCCTCACAAAAGGCCACAGATGCCCTTAATGCAGCATTGGATTTGCGAAAGGCGCTGGCACTTTACAACGAGCACCGGAAAAAGAGTGGTTACGAGCCGGTAGATATAGGCATTGGCATCCATTTTGGCCCAGTTATTATCGGAACCGTGGGTTCAGAAGACAGGATGGATACCACAGTCATCGGCGATAGCGTTAACATTGCTTACAGGCTGGAAACGCTGTCTCCTATCTATCATGCCGATATCATTGTCAGCGCCACCACCCTGGATGTAATTGATAGTGAAAATGCTCGTACTACGCGACTCCTTGACTGGGTAAGAGTAAAGGGCCGGCAGGCACCTATCGAAATTTACGAAGTGTTAAATCATCTTCCGGATGAGCAGCAACAAGAGAAACTCGCCGCTGATGCCGCTATTCGTAAAGGTATTGAGATGCGCTGTAAACAGCAGTGGCAAGCGGCTATCGACTGTTTTGAACAAGCCCGGACGCTGAGCCCGAATGACAATCTGGCGTCTTTGCATATTGACGCTATCAATCAGCTACAGGAAACCCCGCTTGCCGGTGACTGGGACGGCGCAATCGTGGTAGAGACGACGCATCCCCGCTGA
- the hemL gene encoding glutamate-1-semialdehyde 2,1-aminomutase, which translates to MQKSEALFSRAQKTIPGGVNSPVRAFKAVGGTPRFITKADGPYMWDADGKRYIDYVLSWGPMVLGHNNDKIREAVIEAAGSGLSFGAPTEAEILMAEKVIEMVPSMEMVRMVNSGTEATMSSIRIARGYTGRNKIVKFEGCYHGHADSLLVKAGSGALTMGVPSSPGVPAEVAQHTLTVEFNNLESVEAVFREHGDDIACIIVEPVAGNMNCIPPVEGFLEGLRAICDHHGTVLIFDEVMTGFRVSRGGAQERYGVTPDITCLGKVIGGGMPVGAFGGKRDIITHVSPTGPVYQAGTLSGNPVAMAAGIAALSQLQQDGLYEGIYRSTEQLVEGMQALADKHGVPMTTNHAGSMFGLFFTDVEKVVNYQQAINCNTEQFKQFYHGMLNEGVYLAPASYEAGFVSSQHDSAVIEETLHAADKVLAAL; encoded by the coding sequence ATGCAAAAATCTGAAGCCCTGTTTTCCCGCGCGCAAAAAACCATTCCCGGCGGCGTCAACTCGCCGGTCAGAGCGTTTAAGGCAGTGGGTGGAACACCACGCTTTATCACAAAAGCCGACGGCCCGTACATGTGGGATGCCGATGGCAAGCGATACATTGATTATGTTCTTTCATGGGGCCCGATGGTGCTGGGTCACAACAATGATAAAATTCGCGAAGCCGTTATTGAAGCTGCCGGTAGCGGATTAAGCTTTGGTGCACCTACAGAAGCTGAAATTCTGATGGCTGAAAAGGTCATCGAGATGGTGCCGTCAATGGAGATGGTGCGAATGGTCAATTCCGGCACCGAAGCGACCATGTCTTCGATTCGTATTGCCCGGGGCTACACGGGTCGTAATAAAATCGTTAAGTTCGAAGGCTGTTACCACGGCCATGCAGACTCGTTGTTAGTAAAAGCCGGATCTGGCGCGCTGACGATGGGCGTGCCCAGTTCTCCGGGTGTTCCAGCAGAGGTCGCTCAGCATACGCTCACGGTTGAATTCAATAACCTTGAAAGCGTAGAAGCTGTATTCAGAGAGCATGGCGATGATATCGCCTGCATCATTGTTGAACCGGTAGCCGGCAATATGAACTGTATTCCGCCGGTAGAGGGCTTTTTGGAAGGTCTGCGTGCTATTTGTGATCATCATGGTACGGTACTGATTTTTGATGAGGTTATGACTGGCTTCCGCGTATCCCGTGGCGGCGCACAGGAGCGTTACGGTGTTACACCGGATATCACCTGCCTGGGCAAAGTAATTGGCGGCGGTATGCCGGTAGGCGCGTTTGGTGGCAAGCGTGACATCATCACCCATGTATCACCCACCGGGCCGGTCTATCAGGCAGGTACGCTATCGGGAAATCCTGTGGCGATGGCGGCAGGTATTGCAGCCCTCTCACAGTTGCAGCAAGATGGCCTATACGAAGGCATTTATCGCAGTACAGAACAACTGGTTGAAGGCATGCAGGCACTGGCCGACAAACATGGGGTACCTATGACAACCAATCATGCGGGTAGCATGTTCGGTCTGTTTTTCACCGATGTTGAAAAAGTGGTAAATTACCAGCAAGCTATAAACTGTAATACTGAACAATTTAAACAGTTCTACCATGGTATGCTCAACGAGGGCGTTTATCTGGCCCCGGCCTCCTATGAGGCAGGCTTTGTCTCCAGCCAGCACGATAGCGCTGTGATCGAAGAAACACTGCATGCTGCTGATAAGGTGTTGGCAGCGTTATAA
- a CDS encoding aspartate carbamoyltransferase, translating to MTAFTGNHILSVDQFDREAIEKVFEVAATMQPYARRQKRTTVLDGAILGNLFFEPSTRTRVSFGTAFNLLGGEVRETTGMSSSALAKGESLYDTARVLSGYSDIIAMRHPAAGSVAEFAQGSRVPVINGGDGANEHPTQALLDLYTIQREREYQGKGIDGLHIAMIGDLRYGRTVHSLSRLLSLFKNIRFTLISPKELAMPSPIIDAIENAGHQLTITEQLEGNMDADICYQTRIQEERFPSQDEANKYRGKFRLNQSIYTRHFQSNTVIMHPLPRDSRAEANELDNDLNLNPNLAIFRQTDNGVLVRMALFALTLGIEDKVAHYERDVVWFSNKSSE from the coding sequence ATGACAGCGTTTACCGGTAACCATATTCTTTCGGTCGATCAATTTGACCGTGAGGCGATTGAGAAAGTGTTTGAGGTCGCTGCGACCATGCAGCCTTACGCCCGGCGTCAAAAGCGCACCACGGTACTAGATGGTGCAATTCTGGGTAACCTGTTCTTTGAACCGAGCACGCGAACCCGCGTCAGTTTTGGAACGGCGTTTAACCTGTTGGGTGGAGAAGTGCGTGAAACCACGGGAATGTCGAGCTCTGCACTGGCAAAAGGTGAGTCACTGTACGATACTGCGCGAGTATTAAGTGGGTATTCTGACATTATTGCCATGCGCCATCCCGCAGCCGGTTCGGTCGCTGAATTTGCTCAGGGTAGCCGCGTTCCGGTGATCAATGGCGGCGATGGTGCCAACGAGCACCCCACTCAGGCATTACTTGATTTATACACCATTCAGCGCGAGCGTGAGTATCAGGGTAAGGGTATTGATGGGCTGCATATCGCTATGATTGGTGACTTGCGCTATGGAAGAACAGTGCATTCATTATCCCGCTTACTCAGTCTGTTTAAGAACATTCGCTTTACCCTGATATCGCCTAAAGAGCTGGCGATGCCTTCACCCATCATAGATGCTATTGAAAATGCCGGTCACCAGCTGACAATAACCGAGCAGCTGGAAGGGAATATGGATGCGGATATCTGTTACCAGACACGTATTCAGGAAGAGCGTTTTCCCTCTCAGGATGAGGCCAATAAATATCGCGGCAAATTCCGGCTTAATCAGTCTATTTATACCCGTCACTTCCAGTCCAATACGGTGATTATGCATCCGCTTCCACGCGATTCACGCGCCGAAGCCAATGAGCTGGATAACGATCTGAACTTAAATCCGAACCTTGCCATATTCAGACAAACTGATAACGGTGTCCTGGTCAGAATGGCGCTGTTTGCCCTGACGCTGGGCATTGAAGATAAAGTCGCGCACTACGAGCGCGATGTGGTGTGGTTTAGCAACAAGAGTAGCGAATAA
- a CDS encoding DUF2982 domain-containing protein yields MSSNETGPILIRATSKRNGITTLFIGGVALLISVLWLTFAPDWLFLAGVFFTSASLVTLLVGWFKLREPDHSIEISPDHILYHHRRGNWIIDWDNVQRVDCPRVRQGLDHVNIEAVGIRLKQYAPFLSTVSPRLATHLLMEQRPLLLHNFDKNCASGDCFNQELFDDKHFTLESGEVLTGIKAMLANRMTQLRGRLGYDIYVSASDLDRSPTDFVHLMRDCQQARGDSAGS; encoded by the coding sequence ATGTCTTCGAATGAAACCGGCCCTATTCTGATAAGGGCTACCTCAAAACGTAACGGAATTACCACCTTATTTATCGGTGGGGTCGCACTGTTAATATCGGTGCTTTGGCTGACGTTTGCGCCTGATTGGCTGTTTCTTGCCGGCGTGTTTTTTACCAGTGCGTCGCTGGTTACGCTATTGGTTGGATGGTTTAAACTGCGCGAGCCCGACCACAGCATTGAAATATCACCTGACCATATTCTTTATCATCACCGTCGCGGAAACTGGATTATTGACTGGGACAACGTGCAGCGGGTGGATTGCCCGCGGGTGAGGCAGGGGCTGGATCATGTCAATATTGAAGCGGTAGGTATTCGGCTGAAGCAGTATGCGCCCTTTCTGAGTACGGTATCACCCCGGTTGGCCACGCACCTGTTGATGGAACAGCGGCCTTTACTGCTACATAACTTTGATAAAAACTGCGCATCCGGTGACTGTTTTAACCAGGAGTTGTTCGACGACAAGCACTTTACGCTGGAGTCTGGCGAGGTGCTTACCGGCATTAAAGCAATGCTGGCTAACCGGATGACCCAGCTTCGCGGTCGCCTTGGTTATGATATTTATGTTTCAGCCTCAGACCTGGACCGATCGCCGACTGACTTTGTTCACCTGATGCGTGATTGTCAGCAGGCTCGGGGGGATTCCGCCGGCTCATAA
- a CDS encoding Dyp-type peroxidase, which produces MSQPQKGVCAEPNLHAQYLLLNVVDDESDVIREKLARVLDIFEHYENEHFEAMVTGVVAVGAGYWSELYPGLIPEALTPFPQMQCEDRSAPDTTTDLFIQIRADRLDICHAIGIEIMGLLHLHVELVEQVRGFRYLDGRDLNGYIYGADNPRGMKRREVAVVSDEAPEFAGGSYLHVQRYRHDLRRWNTLSARQKEQVMGLTQEHNLPSAEQSDSSHCVRASTNDPQSDLPSLVKQGMPYGDLNEQGLVFVSCAASSQPFKAMLHSQIYGNSEGDYDRWLDFTSAQTGGAYFAPSVPFIRKLGVQ; this is translated from the coding sequence GTGAGCCAACCGCAAAAAGGGGTATGTGCCGAGCCAAACCTGCATGCGCAGTATTTGTTGCTGAATGTCGTGGATGACGAAAGTGACGTAATCAGAGAAAAGCTGGCCCGGGTCCTGGATATATTTGAGCATTACGAAAATGAGCACTTTGAAGCCATGGTTACCGGTGTTGTGGCTGTTGGTGCAGGATATTGGTCTGAGCTTTATCCCGGCCTTATTCCTGAAGCGCTCACGCCTTTCCCGCAAATGCAGTGCGAGGACCGTTCTGCGCCAGATACCACCACAGACCTGTTTATTCAGATACGTGCCGACCGGCTTGATATTTGTCATGCTATTGGCATTGAAATAATGGGGCTGTTGCACCTGCATGTTGAACTGGTGGAGCAGGTCAGAGGCTTTCGCTATTTAGATGGCAGAGATTTAAACGGTTATATCTATGGTGCCGATAATCCCCGGGGGATGAAGCGTCGGGAAGTGGCTGTGGTATCTGATGAAGCGCCTGAATTTGCTGGCGGTAGCTACCTGCATGTTCAGCGGTACCGGCATGATTTAAGGCGCTGGAATACGCTGTCGGCACGACAGAAAGAGCAAGTTATGGGGCTGACGCAGGAGCATAATCTGCCCAGCGCTGAACAGTCCGATTCTTCACATTGTGTCCGGGCTTCTACTAATGACCCGCAAAGCGATTTACCGTCACTGGTCAAACAGGGAATGCCATATGGCGATCTGAATGAGCAAGGACTGGTCTTTGTCAGCTGTGCCGCTTCATCGCAACCGTTTAAAGCAATGCTACACAGTCAGATTTATGGGAACAGCGAGGGCGATTATGACCGGTGGCTGGACTTTACCAGCGCACAGACGGGCGGCGCCTATTTTGCGCCTTCAGTGCCGTTTATCAGAAAATTGGGTGTGCAATAA